In Humulus lupulus chromosome 7, drHumLupu1.1, whole genome shotgun sequence, the following are encoded in one genomic region:
- the LOC133789424 gene encoding germin-like protein subfamily 1 member 20 — MKGVCFLLTLAVLALATSIATASDPSPLQDFCVAVDEPHKALFVNGKFCKDPKLVKAEDFFFFGLNTPRDTNNPVGSNVTQLNVDKIPGLNTLGISLARIDYAPYGQNPPHIHPRGSEILVVVKGTLYVGFVSSNQDGNRLFTKVLKEGDVFVFPIGMIHFQFNPEHTPAVAFAGLSSQNAGVITIANTVFGSNPAINPNILARAFQVDKNVINYLQKQFWYDNN, encoded by the exons ATGAAAGGTGTCTGTTTCCTTCTCACTCTTGCTGTTTTGGCTTTGGCAACTTCCATTGCCACTGCCTCTGACCCAAGCCCTCTCCAGGACTTTTGTGTGGCTGTTGATGAACCCCACAAAGCTT TGTTTGTGAATGGGAAGTTTTGCAAGGATCCCAAACTCGTCAAGGCTGAGGATTTCTTCTTTTTTGGCCTCAACACTCCAAGAGACACAAACAACCCAGTTGGATCTAATGTAACACAATTGAATGTGGACAAGATTCCTGGACTCAACACTCTTGGAATATCATTGGCTCGCATTGACTATGCACCATATGGCCAAAACCCACCTCACATTCACCCTCGTGGCTCTGAAATCCTAGTGGTCGTCAAAGGAACTCTCTATGTGGGTTTTGTGTCATCCAACCAAGATGGAAACCGTCTGTTTACAAAAGTTCTGAAAGAGGGAGATGTGTTTGTATTCCCAATAGGTATGATTCACTTCCAGTTCAATCCAGAACACACTCCAGCAGTCGCCTTTGCTGGTCTCAGTAGCCAAAACGCAGGAGTAATCACCATTGCAAATACTGTGTTTGGATCAAATCCCGCCATCAACCCTAATATCCTGGCTAGAGCCTTCCAAGTGGACAAGAATGTTATCAACTATCTCCAGAAACAATTCTGGTATGATAACAACTAA
- the LOC133789425 gene encoding inorganic pyrophosphatase TTM2-like gives MAKLTKLVVNHRRFDGRAPDSPAPLSNQGIITQLFEQISTLNERMDEFTSRIEELNSKLSVRKVSASQQNLAMEAETCNGSRPTSLFVTGLSNGSFTGSLLPNSSSSSQLAKESPLMEECGGKNTYTLGEINETRNEWTTKFLERMSHS, from the exons ATGGCCAAGCTAACTAAACTGGTTGTTAACCACAGAAGGTTTGATGGAAGGGCCCCAGATTCACCTGCACCACTTTCAAACCAG GGAATTATAACTCAACTTTTTGAACAAATTTCTACTCTAAACGAAAGGATGGATGAATTTACATCTCGCATTGAAGAATTGAACTCCAAATTGTCTGTCCGGAAAGTCTCAGCCAGCCAACAAAACTTGGCTATGGAGGCTGAAACCTGCAATGGTTCGAGACCCACTTCTCTTTTTGTCACCGGATTAAGTAATGGTTCTTTTACTGGTTCGCTGCTGCCcaattcttcatcttcttctcaaTTGGCTAAGGAGTCCCCACTGATGGAAGAG TGTGGTGGAAAGAATACATATACACTTGGTGAAATTAATGAAACTCGAAATGAATGGACAACCAAGTTTCTTGAGCGGATGAGTCATAGTtag